The Nostoc sp. PCC 7524 nucleotide sequence CGCTTTGATGGCATCAAATTTTCAGCTTTAGGTGGTGCTTTCTGGAATCTACATGAAATCAAAATTGTACAATAGGGGACTGGGCATAAAAATTCAAAATAGTCTACGACAAGGCTTGCGCCTACAAAATTCAAAATTCAGATTAATACTTCCCTTCGCATCTCTACTCCCCTACTCCCCACTCCCTACTCCTTCAAATTCCCGTGACTCAACCTGAAACTTTGCGATCGCTCCTAGAGTCCGTCGCCAATGGTAAAGTAAGCCCAGATATGGCCTTAGACTCACTCAAAGACTTAGCCTATGAACCTGTGGGTGAGTTTGCCAAAATTGATCATCATCGTCATTTAAGAACTGGTTTCCCGGAAGTAATTTGGGGGCCTGGTAAGACTCCTGAGCAAATTTGGCAAATTATGGAGGTGATGCGTCAGCGTAACCCGGTAGTCATGGCAACCAGGATTGAACCAGCAACCTACACTGTACTGCAATCTAAGGTCAGAGGTTTACGTTACTACGAGTTGGCACGTATTTGTGCCATTGCTCCCCTACACATCGAACCACAGTTTACAGGGTTAATTGGTATTCTCTCGGCTGGTACTGCTGACTTACCCGTTGCGGAAGAGGCTGCTATCACGGCTGAACTTTCTGGTTTTCGGGTGCAGCGTCTTTGGGATGTAGGCGTTGCTGGTATTCACCGTTTACTGAGTAACCGCCATCTCATTGAGTCAGCATCAGTATTAATTGTTGTCGCTGGCATGGAAGGCGCTTTACCTAGCGTTGTGGCAGGTTTGGCAGATTGTCCCGTAATTGCCGTACCTACGAGTGTGGGTTATGGTGCGAGTTTTGGCGGATTAGCACCACTATTAACAATGCTCAATTCCTGTGCTGCGGGAGTGGGAGTAGTGAATATTGATAACGGTTTTGGTGCAGCTGTGTTAGCAGGGCAAATTTTGCGAACTGCCGAGAAATTACGGATGGCATCGGTTAATTCTTGAGTTATGACATCGAGTGATTGGGGACTGGGAACTGAAGATTGGGTAAATTACTGAGTCTCCAGTCCTCAGTTTCTAGCCTCTCATTTAATTAACTCAAGATGAACTACTTAAGTGATTTTATATCTCAGGCTGTTTGGCATCTGCCTTTAAATGCAATCTCAATAGCACAAAATGTTACAGACCCCAATGTGGTAGGTCAGATGCAAAAAACTTGGAATAACTTTGTCCAGACTGGTCAAATCTGGGCATTGTTGATTGGTTTGGTAATTGGCTATATCTTCAGAAACCTAACTAAGTACGGTTGACAGAGGTAGGGTGTAGGAAGTACGGAGTAAGGATTAGGAATCAGCAGGGTAGCACAGGAGCAGAGGAGAATAATATTCTCTATGCCCAATCCCCAGTCCCTAATCCCTAGTCCCCAATACCCAATATTTCTATGACCGAAAAACAAACTTGGAGTCAGAGGTTTGAATCAGCATTACATCCAGCGATCGCTCTTTTTAATGCCAGTATAGGATTTGACATAGAATTAATCGAATACGACCTCACCGGCTCCCAAGCTCATGCTCAAATGTTGGCGCATACAGGGATTATTTCCCCAGAGGAAGGGGAAAAACTGGTAGCAGGTTTAGAGCAAATCCGCCATGAATATCGCGGAGGTAAATTTAATCCCGGTGTGGATGCCGAAGACGTACACTTTGCTGTGGAACGGCGGTTAACAGAAATTGTCGGTGATGTGGGGAAAAAACTACACACGGCGCGATCGCGTAATGACCAAGTAGGTACAGATACCAGACTTTACTTACGTGACCAAATTCAACAAATTCAAAACCAGTTACGGGAATTTCAACGTGTTTTACTAAACATCGCCCAAGAAAATATAGAAACTCTCATTCCTGGTTATACCCACCTCCAACGCGCTCAACCCCTAAGTCTAGCTCATCACCTCTTGGCTTATTTCCAGATGGCACAACGAGACTGGGAACGCTTAGGAGATGTTTATCGCCGGGTAAATATTTCTCCTTTGGGGTGTGGTGCTTTAGCGGGTACGACTTTCCCCATCGACCGCCATTACACTGCCAAACTATTGCATTTTGATAGTATTTATGCTAATAGCCTTGATGGTGTGAGCGATCGCGACTTTGCCGTAGAATTTTTGTGTGCGGCTAGTCTCATCATGGTTCACCTCAGTCGTCTTTCTGAGGAAATGATTCTGTGGGCATCGGAAGAGTTTCGGTTTATCACGCTCAAAGATAGCTGTGCCACAGGTTCCAGCATCATGCCCCAAAAGAAAAATCCCGATGTACCAGAATTAGTACGGGGTAAAACTGGGCGAGTCTTCGGTCATCTCCAAGCAATGCTAGTGATCATGAAGGGATTACCCCTAGCCTATAACAAGGACTTACAAGAAGACAAAGAAGGTCTATTTGATACTGTTAATACTGTGAAAGCTTGCCTAGAAGCAATGACAATTTTGTTACGAGAAGGGTTAGAATTTCGGACTCAGCGTTTAGCAGAAGCCGTCACAGAAGACTTTTCTAATGCTACCGATGTCGCAGATTATTTAGCGGCAAGGGGTGTTCCCTTTCGAGAAGCTTATAATCTTGTCGGTAAAGTCGTCAAAACTAGCATTGCCGCAGGTAAACTCTTAAAAGATTTAACCCTAGAAGAGTGGCAACAACTACATCCAGCATTTGCAGAGGATATTTATGAAGCTATATCCCCGCGTACAGTCGTAGCAGCCCGCAACAGTTACGGCGGTACTGGCTTTGCTCAAGTTAAAACAGCACTAATAGCAGCCCACAATCAAATTGCTGAGTGCTGAGTCAGGTATGGGGGATGAGGGATTAGGTATGGGAAATATCATCTCCCCCATCTCCCCAGTCCCCAATCCCCAATCCCCAGTCCTCTTGATACTCAAAAAATTAAGGCGTACATTTGTACGCCTTGACAACTAACACAATCCAAGATTTAGAACTTCGGAGGGCTGCTTATTCAGTATCAACTGCTGCTGCGCCCTCATCTTCCTCTTCCTTGGGTGGTCGTTGTTGGAATCTTCTTTGCATCCGTCCTGTTGTAGTCCGTTTACGAAACTTTCTGGCATACGCCTGGTTCCGTAGCGCCTTTTCTTTTTTCGGGTTACGGCGCTTGGCCATGTTCACCTCATGAATAAACAACAAAAAAATTCAACTAGGCATTCTGTAGACAATATCAGCTACTGACGTTATTGATATAGCTTGGGCCTAGTTTGAAATTGTATATACTTTGAACAGCATACAATGCTACCGCATTCAAATGCGGAATGTCAATAGTGACAGTGTAGAGTGCGTCAGTACGAATAATTTCTTGGTATTTCCAGGTTTTCTCTCACTGATGCAGCATACTGACAAGCAATTTAGGATAATCTATTTTTTTGTGTTTCCTAAGTCAATAACCACTCCTCTCAGGCAATAATCAATTTAGTAATCCTTGAGACTGCTGTTATTCATCTCACTTAAAAATGAGAAAATTCACAAAAATTAGTTAATGCTATTAACTCCTATTCAGTAACAATCTCTTAGTTATCATCAAATAATCATGGGCAATTACTTTTAATCGTTATAAAATCATTTATCAGAGTTAATTAAAGCAATTGATTTTTTTAATTAACTCTGATAAAACGATATTTAATAATTAGTGTTCAGAGATGTTTTCCAGAAAATTCATCCTGATATGACTGGGAAAATGTTGAAGTATAAGAAACTATTTATGTATATCAGAATACAATTTAAGTTTTGAATATCAATGGTCAAGTTGATATATCATATGACAATAGTTAAAATGTAGTAACAAACCACAAGCATCTTTGTTTAGCACAAGATTCAATTATTTAATGATTGAGTTCATGCAAGTGGTGGGTAATTAAATGAACACAATATAAACATTTTCAGATTGAAAGTTCCTGCTTTTTTTGCGGCTCCTCTCCAATCTACGCTTAACTTGTGGCGTATTGGAAAAACTGTAATGGGTATAATTTTTCGTCATCCCATTACTGGAACAAGTATCATACCGATATTACCCGATGGACGAATTGTACTGATTCGGCGGCGTGATGATGGTCTTTGGGCCTTGCCTGGGGGTATGGTGGACTGGGGAGAAGATATCCCTAGTACAGTCTGCCGTGAGTTAGTCGAGGAAACTGGACTAGAGTTAATCAAGATTAGGCGTTTGGTTGGGGTTTACTCTGCTCCAAATCGCGATCCTAGAATTCACTCGATTTGTGTGGTGGTGGAAGCAGAAGTACAGGGAAGTATGGAAATTCAGGATAAATTAGAAGTCATGGAAATCCAAGCATTCCCTATTGATGCCTTACCTAAAGAGCCAATGTCTCATGATCACTCTCGTCAGCTACGAGACTATTTGAGCGGTTTGACAACACTAGCTTGAAAATAGTCAGTAGGAATGAGGAGTCGGGAATAGGGTGTAGGTTTAGGAAATTTTTATAACCTAATTGTGGGCAAAGTTAATTTTTGGGTTAAAATTACCAACTTAGATTTATGCTAAAAAGTCTAATTTAAAACCTTAAATAAAGATGGATACGCTGTTACGTAACGCCCGGAGAAAACTATCTCAAGGGCTATTATTCTGGCGAGAAGCTGGTGAAGGGATTCCTATAGTTTTTTTACATGGCAATTGGCATGATAGCGGCCAATGGGTAGCTGTCATGGAGTCGCTTTATCCAAACTTTCATTGTTTTGCTCCAGATTTATTAGGGTTTGGAGAATCTGATCATCCCAACATCCATTACTCTATTGATGTGCAAGTAGAGTGTATGGCTGAGTTTTTGCAAGCTTTGAAATTAGAAAAGGTAAACTTAGTTGGTCATTCCCTTGGGGGTTGGATTGCGGCTAGTTATGCCTTAAAGTATGGACAGCAAGTTGATAAGTTAGTCCTAGTAGCACCAGAGGGTGTAAAAATTTCAGGACAAGAAGCTTATTGGCAGAAAATGCAGCAGTTATTGAAGCGATCGCCACTCTTTTTTAAGATAATGCGATCGCTACGGTTTTTGACTAAAATTTTTCGTCTAGACGAAAAAATAGAACAAGATTGGCAACTACGGCAAATGGTGTTGCAATACCCTACAGCTTGCCAATTATTATTTCAACGACAGCAACCAGAACTGGAAGCAGAATTATTACAGAGTCGATTATCTGACCTAGCAATTCCTGTGTTAATTGTGCAAGGTGGAAAAGATGCTCCTGATACCTTAGCTAGAAGTCAAGCTTATAGTAAACTAATTGAGCAAGTAGAGTTAAAAATAATTGCTCACGCTGGTAATGATTTACCAACATCTTGTGTTGGTGTTATGGCTGGAGATATTCGAGATTTTATTTTGGGAAATAAATAACAGAAAAGGCGTTGCATAAATGCGGGATGAATTAAGCTTCTTGAGCAAAGTAAACTACCAATTTTTTGCGGCTTTGCGCCTTTGCGCGAAACATAAATCATCTCATTAATCAGCAACGCCACAGAAAAATTTAATTCTTCTAAAACCCGTCTGTACAGGATGAAGACGTAGGAATATTTCTAATCACTAACTTTCTTATTTTTCAATATTCATTTAGGTTCTTTGGCATTTCAGCATTGGAGCATTGGGTATTAGCTGATTAATACATAGCCTAAGTCAGTATCAGGCGATCGCACCTGTAACATTTTGTAATGAATTTGGCACGTACCCATGTTATTAATACATCACACCAGAGACTAACACAAGTTACCAGAATAATTTATTTTTACGTGAATATACGCTCTAACTATTGACTTTTATTCCTAAAAGTTTTAAATTCTTTTGTTGGGATAGATGAAATTAATTTGCAAAAATACTGCAAATAGTTTTTATAGGGAGAGTTAGAGATGAGTGTGAGCAAGAAGGGCTTGTTGGGTGCTGGTGCGGCATTCATGGCGTTAACGGGTTTAGCAGTTAGCACTTTTGGTGCAATGCAGGCGACTACTGCTAATTCAATTTATAATCAACAAGCACCACGCTTACTAGCTCTAAGGCAAAAGCGATTAACAGTAGTTTTTCCTAGCCGTTCAGATTCTACAGACTTGCAAAATAAAGCTAATGCTGTAGCATCATTTTTGTCCAAAGAATTAGGAATTTCTGTGAAAGCGCAGATAGGTGATGATACGGCGGCGGTAGAAGCTTTGAGAGCGAATCGAGCTGATGTAGCTTTCCTCAGCAGCCGTCCGGCACTGAAAGCCGAACAATTGGCAAATGCTCGCTTGCACTTAGCAGAAGTTCGCGACAACTACTCCGGTAGATTCACGTATAACTCAGTATTTGTGGTTCCCAAAGATAGCCCTCTCCAAACCAAGAGTAATGCCAAAGTCACCCTAGAGCAATTACGGGGTAAGAGAATGGCATTTACTTCTCCCACTTCTGGCTCAGGGTTTATTTTCCCAGTCAGTGAGTTGGTGAAGCAGGGATTTGTTCCCAATCGCGATCGCATGGATGGTTTCTTCGGCCAAATTACTTACGGTGGTAACTACAGCAAAGCTTTACAAGCTGTTGTGCGGGGTCAGGCTGATGTGGCTGTAGTATCAGAATATGCACTCTTCCCTCCTTACATTAACGCAGAAGAAAAAAGCAAGTTACGCATACTGCACAAAATTTCTGGTGTACCTGCTCACGGTATCGCTATTGATGATGATGTGTATGCACCAGATAGGGAAAGAATCATCAATGCTCTATTGAAGTTAAATCAGCCCCAAAATAATCAATTGCTACGAGGTTTGTACAATTCTACAGAATTGGTGAGAGTTGATCATTCTCGTCATTTAGCACCAGTGCGCGATGCTCTCCAACGTGTTGGCATTGAACCATAGTCAAAGTGCTGAGTAATGGATGCTGAGTTCTGAGTAACAACAGATTAAAGGCAGCAGACTTCAAACTATATTATCTAGAGTGGAAATGAGATTCCCCCTTACTCAGAACTCAGCAATTTCCACTGTGAACAGTTAGTGAATTTGACCGAGGCATAGGATGAGTGATTGTGTAATAGATTGTTACAACCTAGAGACGGCTTATGCTGACTCTTTGCATCGTCCTATCCTCAACGGGATTAATTGCCAAATCAAACAGGGTGAGTTTGTTGTTTTATTAGGACTCAATGGTGCAGGTAAGTCTACTTTACTGCGATCGCTCGTGGGGTTAGTACCATTAGCAGGCGGAGAAATTCGCATCAATGATTTAGAGTTAACACCCGCTACATTGGCGAAAGTTCGCCGTGATGTGGGAATGTTGTTTCAAGGTGGCGGGTTAATCCCCCAGTTATCAGCTATTGATAATGTGTTGTGTGGACGACTGGGTGTCAGAAGCACTTGGGAAACGCTGTTTGGTTTTCCCAAACGCGATCGCCTATTAGCACTAGAGTTATTAGAACAATTGGGTTTAAGAGAGCTAGCCTACCAAAAAACTAGCCAACTCAGTGGAGGGCAGCAACAAAGAGTTGCGATCGCACGGGCGTTAATCCAATCACCGCAGATCCTCCTAGCTGATGAACCCATCACAGGTTTAGATGTCATTGCTTGCCAGCAAGTGATGGATACTTTATCAGAATTACATACCCAGCATGGGATGACGATCGTTACAGTGTTACATGATTTGGGTATAGCTGCCAAATATGCCCAACGAGCGATCGTTTTGGATGCAGGGCGCATTGTATATGATGGAGTTTGCGATAACTTGCAAGAAAAATTTACACAAGTTTCAACGTGAGTAAGGGTAAGCCCAAAACAATTACTCGTCTGCCGATGAATACTAAAAGTTAAGAGTTTTGAGTTAGGTAAAAGGTTCAGAGTCAGTATAAATCATGAGTTATTTGTTGAATTCAAAACTCCTGCGTCGCTACCCTTGGGTGACTCCCTTACTCATTTTATTAATTCTAGTTATAGTTTATGGCTGGGCTTTGCGGGGTTTAAAGCTTGATTTTGAACTTCTGTACTCAAGCTGGCCTTACATTACAGATTTTATCTCACGGTTATTTCCCCCCGATACCGCAGTTATAGATATAGCAGTTAAGGCATTAATTGAAACTGTGCAGATGTCTTTATGGGGGACAACCATTGGTGCAATTGTTTCTGTACCGATTGCCATAGCTAGTGCCAATAATGTTGCCCCTCGTTGGCTGCAATGGTTGGCTAATTTGTTGCAAAATACAGTCCGTTCAGTCCCCTCAATTATTCTAGGCTTAATTTTTGTTGCAGCCACGGGTTTAGGCGCACCCGCAGGGACATTAGCCTTGGGAATTTATACTATTGGCTATCTAGCTAAGTTTTATCAACAAGCTATTGAGTCCGTTGACCGACGCTCTTTAGAATCTTTACAGGTGATGGGAGCATCTAAGTTACAAATTGCCCAATACGGTATTCTGCCGCAAGTCTTGCCCCTAGGGTTAGGCTACACCTTATGGATGTTTGAGTACAACATTCGTGCTGCCTCTGTTTTGGGTGTAGTGGGTGCTGGTGGTATTGGTTTTCAGTTGAAAAGTTATATTGATGGGTTTGAGTACAACAAAGCCACTACTATGATGCTAGTGCTGTTGGTGGTAGTTACGGTAATTGATAGTTTTAGCAGTCAACTGCGTCGCCGTCTCGATTCTATGTAGTTCTGAGATTCACCAATACAAAAATAACTGTAGAGACGTTTCGTGAAACGTCTCTACTTTTGATTGTTATGATTTTTAATGACAAATTTTTGGAAAGGTTGATCATTAAATTCTAGAAACTTGAGCAACAGCTTCAGCAAAGCTGTGATGATGTATTGCTGGCTGTGGTTCTTCTTGGTTGCTGTTAGCAAAGTGCTTATTCATTAATGCAGGTACTTGATCTGCTTGAATCCGACTGTAGCGGGTTTTATCAGGCATAACTAAATTCGGCCCACCCTTGCAGTTTTTCATGCAGCCAGTACCTTTAATAGTAACTTGGTCTTCTAAACCGCGATCGCTCAACGCCGCTTCTAACGCTTGACACAAAGCCTTACCACCACGTTTCATGCAATCAGACTTTTGACACATCAATATTGTGGCTTTAGTCTTACTGGGTTTTGGCTGAGTTGGTGGAACTGCACTTTCCCTACCAGCCATTACTCGCTCAGCTTTCAGCGTCGTTTTACCACTCTTAGCATCGTATTTTTTTTCTCCAACGACTTGTAGCCAAGTTCCAGGTGATAAACGCCAATCGAAGGTATACCTTAAATTTTTAGCTAGTTTAACGTAACATTCACCTTCGTAAGTTCCTAGTAACAAGCCTTTGAGCTTATAACCATCTTTAATAACAAAATCGATAAATCTACCCTCAAGGCAAAATTCAGATACTTCTTGACTGTGGTGTACACCCATTTTCTTTTCCCTAATTTTTAACTCTGATTTATTAATATGATCTGAGCAGCTATCCTCTATCGGAATGTGGGTAGCGAGTTTGCCAACTAGATTTGAGAGTCCAAATTAAATCTTGGCGAGAAGCTGTGAATTGTCGCATCACACTCCACAGTTGCGCTGCGGCCGTAGGACTGCTAATTTCCACACTCAAAGGCTGATTAGTTTCACAGCAACAAGGAATTTCTAACTCTTGCAGACGTTGATAAACCTGCCATCGGTCTATCCAATTCACCTCTACAACGTACCGACTTTTGATTTCTGAACTAAAAGATTTCAAGTAACTAGCCCTCAAAGTGCGACTAAGTTGCAGTAACTATCTTGCTAACGCTCCCTAGGTTGGAAAATCCTTGAGCGAGCAAACTCTAATCCTAGAATAGCGTAAGTGCAAACTTTTCTCATTTAGTTTTGCAAAAAATTTTCAAAATCTTGTCATCCCTCTCGGATTGATAAAAAGACAGATGAAGAAGGGAGTGGGAAGAAGCAGAAGCGCAGGGGGTAGGAAGAAAAGAGTGGTAGTGGCGTGTTATCGCGTCAGTGTAAGCCACCGCCAATCTTTGGTGGTGCGTTAGAGCTAACGTTCATAACCCACACTACTACAAAACTTTTATCTCTCTGTACCCCTGCCTCTTTTCAAAATAGCTTGATCAAAAAAATTAGCAACTAAAGGCAATATGTATACAATTCATTAATGAATAAAGTTTGCAATTTTACAGAATAAAAATAAAAAGTTTGCAATAATTTTTCGGCTTGCTTTTATTTTTAAGATGTTAATATGTAGAAACCAAGCAGTTAGCAAGTAAGACTGTTCAAAAGCGAGGGGAACAATGGCTGATACACAAACTCTATTACAAAATTTTGGTCAGGTTTACGACAATCCTGTATTACTAGATCGCAGTGTAACTGCTCCAGTTACTGAAGGACTTAACGTTGTTCTATCTAGCTTTCAGGCGCTGTACTTGCAGTACCAAAAACATCATTTTGTCGTTGAAGGTGCAGAATTTTACTCACTGCACGAATTTTTCAATGATAGCTATCAAGAAATTCAAGACCACGTACATGAAATTGGCGAACGCTTAAATGGATTAGGTGGTGTACCAGCTGCTTCTTTTAGCAAGTTGGCAGAACTCACTTGTTTTGAACAAGAAGCTGATGGTGTCTATTCCAGCCGCAAGATGCTAGAAAATGACCTAGCAGCAGAACAGGCAATCATCAACGTTATCCGCCGCCAAGCTGCTCAGGCTGAGAGTTTGGGAGATCGTGGTACACGCTATATGTACGAAAAGATTCTGTTAAAAACCGAGGAAAGAGCTTATCATATAGCTCACTTCTTGGCTAAAGATAGCTTAACTTTGGGTTTTGTTCAACCTGCTCAAAATTAATTTTTAGAGTATTGAAATTCAGTCTATTTATAGATGCAAAGCACCTTAATAGGACTGGAAGGAAAAGTAATCTAACTAATGACAGAGGGTATTAATACTCTCTGTCATTTTTCATGGCAGTAAATGCTTGAGTGAGATTGATCAAATGATGATTTCATTAACTTGCAAAATATTAGCATTTAACCAATAAGGCAATATTTGTATTTTGGTTGATTTTAACCTGCTCTTAATTATTGACCATATCTGGCAATATACTCATTGATAATGTCAAAACTCTTAAATTCAACAATTAGAATAATGATGATTTAGTTTATTGATAATTTTTTGAAATTAGCAGATAAAAATCAGTGATTACTAAAAAAGGGGATTTATTTAAAAACAAATACAAAAAGTTATTTTTATTAATAGACAAGGTACAGGCAGCACACCACCCGCTATGAAAGAAACAAGTCAAACCCTCCTACCTCCTGCCCTTCGGGTGACGCTCATAACGTCGCTACCGCTACACTAGCGCCACTTGCTATATGCCGGGGAACCATCCACGGCAGTTGCTCACCTCCTAGCTGGCAAATACTACTTCGACCAACATCGATGTAGATACCCCATGCTCCATGCCCATTTTCATGCTTGGCGGTGAGACTCGTCTCATCGGGAGTGCCTTGTTTCTTAAGAGATCGCGAGTAATTTGTTACAGTCAGTGCAGAAATTACTATAAAACCGAGCGTACCAGCATCTATCCTAGTAGGAGAGGGTGAGGCTACAAGTCAATACAGCCTAACGGTTCTCAATCAAGGGCAGTATTTGAGCAAGTTCCAGGCTAGCTACTACTATCTCCCCATCCCGGTTTCTTCCTTGTGTATTATCAAACGTGGAAAACTTTGATAATAAACAGCATTAGTAGAGGGAAAGAACCTTAAAATAATCAGGATTTATATTCTCGTACTCGAACCCAACGACTATGCCCCGCCGTCAAGACCTCCAGAAGATATTGTTATTAGGATCTGGCCCTATCGTAATTGGTCAAGCCTGTGAGTTTGACTACTCAGGTACTCAAGCCTGTAAAGCACTACGAGAGGAAGGTTATGAAGTGGTATTGGTGAATTCTAACCCAGCTACCATCATGACCGATCCGGAAACAGCCGATCGCACTTATATTGAACCCCTGACACCAGAATTAGTTGCCAAAGTTATCGCTAAAGAACGTCCAGACGCTTTGTTACCCACAATGGGCGGACAGACAGCCTTAAACATAGCTGTCACCCTGGCGAAAAATGGCGTATTAGATCAATATAATGTTGAATTAATTGGTGCAAAGTTAGAGGCCATTGAGAAAGCTGAAGACCGCAAACTATTCAACGAAGCAATGGCGAAGATAGGGGTGAAAGTTTGCCCCAGTGGTACAGCCTCGTCCTTAGAAGAATCGAAAGCGATCGCTCGTCAAATTGGGACGTATCCTTTAATTATTCGCCCCGCTTTTACAATGGGTGGGACGGGTGGCGGTATTGCTTACAACCAAGAAGAATTTGAGGAAATGGCACAAGTCGGGATTGATGCCAGTCCCGTTTCCCAAATTCTCATTGATCAGTCCCTCCTAGGCTGGAAAGAATACGAATTAGAAGTCATGCGTGATCTCGCTGATAACGTTGTGATTATCTGTTCCATCGAAAACCTTGACCCGATGGGAATTCATACGGGCGATTCCATCACCGTCGCACCAGCCCAAACCCTCACCGATAAAGAATACCAACGGTTGCGGGACATGGCGATTAAAATCATCCGTGAAATTGGTGTAGAAACCGGTGGTTCTAATATCCAATTTGCCGTTAACCCGGTGGATGGAGATGTAGTTGTAATTGAAATGAACCCCCGCGTTTCCCGGAGTTCGGCTTTATCTTCCAAAGCCACGGGTTTCCCAATTGCTAAGATGGCGGCGAAGTTGGCGGTAGGCTACACCTTGGATGAAATTAAAAACGACATCACCAAGAAAACCCCAGCTTCCTTTGAACCAACCATTGATTACGTTGTCACCAAGATCCCCCGCTTCGCCTTTGAAAAGTTCCCCGGTTCCGAACCAGTGCTAACTACCCAAATGAAATCTGTCGGGGAAGCTATGGCGATAGGAAGAACTTTTAATGAATCCTTCCAAAAAGCCTTACGTTCTTTGGAAACTGGCCGCGCCGGTTGGGGTTGCGACAAAGCCGAAAAATTACCCAGTGGTGAACAAATTCGCGCCTTGCTCCGCACGCCTAACCCTGACCGGATTTTTGCTGTGCGTCATGCTTTGCAATTAGGGATTAGCAGCGAGGAAATCTACGAACTTACAGGCATTGACCCTTGGTTCTTAGATAAAATGCAGCAACTGTTAGAGGTGGAAAAATTCCTGAAGCGGACACCTTTGCAACAGTTGACAAAAGAGCAAATGTATGCAATTAAACGTGATGGCTTTAGCGATCGCCAAATTGCCTTTGCTACCAAAACCACGGAAGATGAAGTCCGTGCCTACCGCAAACAGCTAGAAGTCATCCCCGTTTACAAAACTGTAGATACCTGTGCGGCGGAGTTTGAGGCGTTTACACCTTACTATTATTCCACCTACGAAGACGAAACAGAAGTTCTCCCCACTACCAAACCGAAGGTGATGATTTTGGGAGGTGGTCCCAACCGTATCGGCCAAGGAATTGAGTTTGACTATTGTTGCTGTCACGCCGCCTATGCTCTCAAAGGTGCAGGCTATGAGACGATTATGGTCAACTCCAACCCAGAGACAGTTTCTACAGATTACGATACCAGCGATCGCCTTTACTTTGAGCCGTTAACTAAGGAAGATGTCCTCAACATCATCGAAGCGGAAAACCCCCAAGGGATCATCGTTCAATTTGGTGGACAAACACCTTTAAAGTTAGCACTACCACTACAACAAGCACTCAGTAGCCAGGACTCAGC carries:
- a CDS encoding Asr1405/Asl0597 family protein, coding for MKSFSSEIKSRYVVEVNWIDRWQVYQRLQELEIPCCCETNQPLSVEISSPTAAAQLWSVMRQFTASRQDLIWTLKSSWQTRYPHSDRG
- a CDS encoding Dps family protein, producing MADTQTLLQNFGQVYDNPVLLDRSVTAPVTEGLNVVLSSFQALYLQYQKHHFVVEGAEFYSLHEFFNDSYQEIQDHVHEIGERLNGLGGVPAASFSKLAELTCFEQEADGVYSSRKMLENDLAAEQAIINVIRRQAAQAESLGDRGTRYMYEKILLKTEERAYHIAHFLAKDSLTLGFVQPAQN
- the carB gene encoding carbamoyl-phosphate synthase large subunit, with protein sequence MPRRQDLQKILLLGSGPIVIGQACEFDYSGTQACKALREEGYEVVLVNSNPATIMTDPETADRTYIEPLTPELVAKVIAKERPDALLPTMGGQTALNIAVTLAKNGVLDQYNVELIGAKLEAIEKAEDRKLFNEAMAKIGVKVCPSGTASSLEESKAIARQIGTYPLIIRPAFTMGGTGGGIAYNQEEFEEMAQVGIDASPVSQILIDQSLLGWKEYELEVMRDLADNVVIICSIENLDPMGIHTGDSITVAPAQTLTDKEYQRLRDMAIKIIREIGVETGGSNIQFAVNPVDGDVVVIEMNPRVSRSSALSSKATGFPIAKMAAKLAVGYTLDEIKNDITKKTPASFEPTIDYVVTKIPRFAFEKFPGSEPVLTTQMKSVGEAMAIGRTFNESFQKALRSLETGRAGWGCDKAEKLPSGEQIRALLRTPNPDRIFAVRHALQLGISSEEIYELTGIDPWFLDKMQQLLEVEKFLKRTPLQQLTKEQMYAIKRDGFSDRQIAFATKTTEDEVRAYRKQLEVIPVYKTVDTCAAEFEAFTPYYYSTYEDETEVLPTTKPKVMILGGGPNRIGQGIEFDYCCCHAAYALKGAGYETIMVNSNPETVSTDYDTSDRLYFEPLTKEDVLNIIEAENPQGIIVQFGGQTPLKLALPLQQALSSQDSALTTKIWGTSPDSIDTAEDRERFEQILKQLNIAQPPNGIARSYEDALIVAKRIGYPVVVRPSYVLGGRAMEIVYSDAELERYMTFAVQVEPDHPILIDKFLENAIEVDVDAIADHSGRVVIGGIMEHIEQAGIHSGDSACSLPSISLPPAVLDQIRTWTVQLAQALSVVGLMNIQFAVVGASSYSPQVYILEANPRASRTVPFVSKATGVPLAKLASLIMSGKTLEELNFTQEIIPKHIAVKEAVLPFNKFPGTDTILGPEMRSTGEVMGIDSDFGRAFAKAELGAGERLPLTGTVFVSMSDRDKAAAVPVVREFIDLGFKVMATFGTRQVLSEHGLDVELVLKLHEGRPHVIDAIKNQKIQLIINTPSGEEAQTDARLIRRTGLAYKIPIITTIAGAKATVAAIRSLQNTTLDVKVIQEYCSKV
- a CDS encoding (2Fe-2S) ferredoxin domain-containing protein, whose amino-acid sequence is MGVHHSQEVSEFCLEGRFIDFVIKDGYKLKGLLLGTYEGECYVKLAKNLRYTFDWRLSPGTWLQVVGEKKYDAKSGKTTLKAERVMAGRESAVPPTQPKPSKTKATILMCQKSDCMKRGGKALCQALEAALSDRGLEDQVTIKGTGCMKNCKGGPNLVMPDKTRYSRIQADQVPALMNKHFANSNQEEPQPAIHHHSFAEAVAQVSRI